The genomic stretch AGCCGGTGAGAGTCCGGCGCGAGCCCGTCGCTGTAACTGGGGACAGCCTCAACGAATTGCCACTGATCCACAACCGCCCAACGGCGTCTACGCAAAGCCAAAGCAAAGCCAAAGCAAAGCCAAAGGCGCAAAGTTGGGAACGAATGGGTTGGGAAGGCGTTTGAGGTTGGTAGATCCAGAAGCCAGAAGACCGACCTTCCATCGATATGCGGGCGTGTTGAGATTGTTTCGACTTCACTGACGATCTTCGAAGAGAGATGCTCTTCGTAGCCGGGTAGAGCTCGAAACAACTCGAGGCGTCATCGGATTGAAGATTCTTCTCCGGGGGCCGGGAAGGAGTTTCGTGTCGCTCGCCATGTTTGCGGGTGATCCCAACTCCAGCTCAATTCTCCAAGAAGTTGTTCTCTGCACATTTGGCGCACACGACAGAAGCCGTGTGTGATTGAAATGGTTTGCCTTCGAGGACCCGAGGAGATCACCACTCATGCGATCTGCAACATCTTTACCACGACCCAATTTGCGTTCAATCTCAGTATTCGTCACCGCGCTGATCTTGAGCGCGCCGGCGATGGCGGGCGTCATCGACTTCGAGAGCTTTCCCCTCGATCCAAGCGGGTACTACAACGGCAGCGACCTCGCCGGTGGATTCACGATCGACGGGACGACCTTCGACAACACCTTCACCGACTTCGGCGGAGGCTGCTGCTGGGATGGCTGGGCCGTCTCGAATCACACCGACACCACCACTGAGGGTTTCGCAAACCAATACAGCTCTTACGCGGGCGGCGGGTTTGGCGCTGGAAGCCAGTACGGCGTGCTGTTCACAGACAGCGGAAACATCACCCTGGACAGCGCACAGCTGGCCACGGGCACGTACCTCAGCACCACGACCTACTCGGCGCTCTCGATGCTGAATGGCGACGCATTCGCCAAGAAGTTTGGCGGCGCGAGCGGGCTCGACGCAGACTGGTTCAACGTCACCATCGAGGGTTCCCTCGGCGGCAATTCCACGGACAGCGTGGTCTTCTATCTTGCGGACTATCGGTTTGCGAATTCGGCCGACGACTACATCATCGATTCATGGACCTATGTCGATCTCAGCTCGCTCGGGCTGGTGGACGAACTCCGCTTTAGCTTCGGCTCATCCGATATTGGCTCCTTCGGAATCAACACCCCAACCTATCTGGCGATGGACGACTTCGTCACCACAGTTCCCGAGCCGGGCACCGCGGTCCTGGTTTGCATGGGTGGAGTGATCCTGGGCCAGTTGGCCCGCCGCAAGCGAGCCAAGAACAGTT from Myxococcales bacterium encodes the following:
- a CDS encoding DUF4465 domain-containing protein, with amino-acid sequence MRSATSLPRPNLRSISVFVTALILSAPAMAGVIDFESFPLDPSGYYNGSDLAGGFTIDGTTFDNTFTDFGGGCCWDGWAVSNHTDTTTEGFANQYSSYAGGGFGAGSQYGVLFTDSGNITLDSAQLATGTYLSTTTYSALSMLNGDAFAKKFGGASGLDADWFNVTIEGSLGGNSTDSVVFYLADYRFANSADDYIIDSWTYVDLSSLGLVDELRFSFGSSDIGSFGINTPTYLAMDDFVTTVPEPGTAVLVCMGGVILGQLARRKRAKNS